One Nostoc sp. CENA543 genomic window, AAGTCTACGAAGTCAAAATCGAATCCTCCACAATCCAAAGTCAGTTCTTGGCAGCTATTGATACAGCCATGCAATTTTTGCGTCCCATTGGCATTGAGTTTCCCCCAGAACCAACAGATGAAGATTTTTTTCTGGGTTTACAGGAAATTCAAGCTCTTCTCAGTGATCAAACAGTAGCTGAGTTAGCTGATTTACCAGAAATGCAGCAGCCGGAATTACGTGCGGCCTTACGTGTCTTAGTTAAAGTAGACACCCCAGCTTATTTAGCAAAACCGCAACTCCACCGCTTGCTAGTGCTGAAGGAAGTGCTTCTATCCATCAAATACGGTAATAGCTCCGCTAGTACCTTTGTCTATTCAGGGTATGGACTGATGCTTAGTGGTCAGTCAAATAGTATCCCCCAAGGTTATGAATTTGGTCAGTTAGCCTTGCAACTGCTTTCCAAGTTTTCAAACCATGAATATGAAGCGAGAGTTCTAGTAGTTGTTCATGGTTTTATCACCCATTGGAAAGAACCTCTAGCCGCTACCCTCAAGCCCATGCTGCAAGCCTATGCCAGAGGTTTAGAGATTGGAGACTTAGCTTTTGCCTGTCACGGTGCATCTGTTTATTGCTACCACGCTTATGTCGCTGGTCAAGAATTAACTACACTAGCGAATGAATTGGCGATTTATAGTGCAGCTTTAGCTAAAATTCACAAACAAGCGACACTAAATTACCACAATATTTATCACCAAATAGTCTTGAATTTAATCAAAGCAACAGCTGCACCTTGGGAATTAGTTGGTACAGCCTACGATGAGAAGTCAACGCTGGTATTAAATGAGCAAGCTAGCGATCCTAATAGTTTATGGCATTTTTGTGTCAACAAACTGATGCTTTGTTATCTGTTTCAAGTCCTAGATTTGGCAGTGGAATATGCGATTAAAGCTAAACAATGTCAATATTCTGGTTTAGGATATGCAATGACTAACATCTCATTGCTCAACTTTTATGATTCTTTAGTGCAACTCGCTTTATTTCCTACAGCATTACCCACACAACAACAGGAGATTTTACAGCAGGTAGCGGAAAATCAACAAATCATGCAGCAGTGGGCAAATTATGCACCTATGAATCAGTTGCATCGATTCTATTTAGTGGAGGCAGAAAAACATCGAGTTTTAGGTGATAAAGCCACAGCAATAGAATTTTACGACCGAGCTATTTCTCAAGCCAAAGCCAACGGCTATATTCAAGAAGAAGGTTTAGCCAACGAACTAGCCGCAAAATTTTACCTTGCATGGGAGAAAGAGAAAGTTGCCGCAGGCTATATGCAAGAAGCCTACTACTGTTATGCTCGATGGGGAGCAAAAGCGAAAGTAGAGGATTTAGAAAAACGCTATCCTCAGCTACTCAAACCGATCATCGAACAAAAAGAGATCAATCTTAATCCTTGGGAAACCATTATTTCCCTTACCCTTCCTCTAAAATCTGTATCGACTCAAAACGATACTACTAGCACTAGTATTTCCAATGTTCTGGATTTTACCAGCGTACTCAAAGCGGCTCAAACTATTTCTAGCAATATCGAATTAGATGAGTTAATTACCAACCTCACGCAAATTATCCTTCAAAACTCTGGTGCTGATAAATCTGTATTAATTCTCAATCAGGATGATGTTTTACAAATTCGTGCCATTACCTCAATTCATGCAGAAATAAATTCTCCACAGACAACAATCTGCACACAATTACTTGACGATTGTCAAGATATTCCTAGAAAAATCATTAATTATGTCAAAAACACCCAACAAACAATTGTGATAAATAATTGCCAAATAGATATTCCTGGGCTAATTGCAGAATATATGTTGAGATATCAACCCCAGAGTGTCTTGTGTACACCGATTATTAATCAAGGTAATTTGATAGGCATACTATATCTTGAAAGTCGTGCAGCAGCAGGAGTATTTACTGAAGAACGTCTCCAAGTTATTCAGATACTTGCTGCTCAAGCAGCCATAGCATTAGACAATGCTCGACTTTACCAACAAATGCAACAAGCAATGGAAAAAGCGTTGCTCAATCAAATTTCCATTGATCAGGCAAATATTTCTGTCTGGTGGATTGAGCCAGATGGTCGGATTTTCTATGTCAACGATGCGGCGTGTAAGGGACTGGGATATAGCCGAGAAGAGATAATTGGTAAATATGTTGCTGATATTAATCCGGTTTTTCCTCAAGAATTATGGGCGGAGCATTGGGAAGCAATTCGCACTCAAGGTTCGTTCACTGCTGAAAGCTATCATAAACATAAATCTGGCAAGATTTATCCAGTTGAAGTCAATGTTAACTATGTAAAATTTAAAGATAAAGAATACAATTTCGTATTTACTAAAGATATTAGCGATGCCTATCGGCAAGCTGCACAACGCAAGCAAGCAGAAGCCGAAATTCAACAAAAATCTCAAGAATTAACCAAAGCATTACACGATTTACAACAAGCAAATTTACAAATTGTCCAAAGTGAAAAAATGTCTGCTTTGGGTAGTTTAGTTGCTGGGGTTGCTCATGAAATGAATAATCCCCTGGGCTTTATTTCTGCTACCCTACAACAAACTAAACCAGTGCTTGCAGATATTTTTGAACACCTGAAACTATATCAAGAAACTCTACAGCATCCAGGCGAAGCAATTATCGAACACGCTGAAGAAATTGATTTAGATTATAGTTTAGAAGATTTACCCAAGATGCTTGATGCAATGGTCATGGCTTGTGATAGATTAAAAAACATCAGCACTAGTCTTCGTACTTTTTCACGGGCAGATAAAGATTACAAAGTGCTGTTTAATATTCACGAAGGCATCGACAGTACGATTTTAATTCTCAAACATCGCCTGAAAGCTAATGACGAACGTCCAGCGATAGAGGTCATCACTGAATACGGAGATTTACCCCAAATAGAATGTTTTCCTGGGCAATTAAAT contains:
- a CDS encoding ATP-binding sensor histidine kinase gives rise to the protein MVSTLMGIPGYQITEEIYNGARTLVYRGYRELDSLPVVIKALKNPYPSFTELLSFRNQYTITKNLNSPLIIQTYSLELYQNGYVLILEDFGGISLKQWQIRETQISLQQFLEIAIALCNILDLLYQERIIHKDIKPSNILINPETQEVKLIDFSIASLLPRETQNLIKSNVLEGTLAYISPEQTGRMNRVIDYRTDFYSLGVTFYELLTGELPFPANEPMEVVHCHIAKAAPLVDKINPQIPPLFSAIVSKLMAKNAEDRYQSALGLKYDLEQCLSQLQTTGKVESFTIASRDVCDRFIIPDKLYGRETEVKTLLEAFDRVSQGTTEMMLVAGFSGIGKTAVVNEIHKPIVKQRGYFIKGKFDQFNRNIPFSAFVQAFRDLMGQLLTESDTQLQHWKTQTLAALGENAQVIVELIPELEQIIGAQPPAPKLSGTAAQNRFNLLFQKFIQVFSIRAHPLVMFVDDLQWADSASLNLIQVLMSESQTGCLLLLGAYRDNEVFAAHPLILTLNEMEKTGAKIHTMTLQPLNFNSLNHLIADTLHAPTSVVKPLTELVMQKTQGNPFFATQFLKALHQDQLITFDWGAGHWQCDIVQVRDAALTDDVVEFMAQQLQKLPAATQEILKLAACIGNEFDLKTLALVSQESIVETATCLWNALQSGLILPQTEIYKFFVGAENQGVNQDNGEIFIYKFLHDRVQQAAYSLIPEDQKQTTHVKIGRLLWSNTPEAEIEAQVFAIANQLNIGIEQFRESQERHQLSRLNLIAGKKAKASTAYNAALAYLKISIDLLPTNPWQSDYDFTLSLYNEATEASYLSGELDLMENLAQEVLQQATAIIDTVKVYEVKIESSTIQSQFLAAIDTAMQFLRPIGIEFPPEPTDEDFFLGLQEIQALLSDQTVAELADLPEMQQPELRAALRVLVKVDTPAYLAKPQLHRLLVLKEVLLSIKYGNSSASTFVYSGYGLMLSGQSNSIPQGYEFGQLALQLLSKFSNHEYEARVLVVVHGFITHWKEPLAATLKPMLQAYARGLEIGDLAFACHGASVYCYHAYVAGQELTTLANELAIYSAALAKIHKQATLNYHNIYHQIVLNLIKATAAPWELVGTAYDEKSTLVLNEQASDPNSLWHFCVNKLMLCYLFQVLDLAVEYAIKAKQCQYSGLGYAMTNISLLNFYDSLVQLALFPTALPTQQQEILQQVAENQQIMQQWANYAPMNQLHRFYLVEAEKHRVLGDKATAIEFYDRAISQAKANGYIQEEGLANELAAKFYLAWEKEKVAAGYMQEAYYCYARWGAKAKVEDLEKRYPQLLKPIIEQKEINLNPWETIISLTLPLKSVSTQNDTTSTSISNVLDFTSVLKAAQTISSNIELDELITNLTQIILQNSGADKSVLILNQDDVLQIRAITSIHAEINSPQTTICTQLLDDCQDIPRKIINYVKNTQQTIVINNCQIDIPGLIAEYMLRYQPQSVLCTPIINQGNLIGILYLESRAAAGVFTEERLQVIQILAAQAAIALDNARLYQQMQQAMEKALLNQISIDQANISVWWIEPDGRIFYVNDAACKGLGYSREEIIGKYVADINPVFPQELWAEHWEAIRTQGSFTAESYHKHKSGKIYPVEVNVNYVKFKDKEYNFVFTKDISDAYRQAAQRKQAEAEIQQKSQELTKALHDLQQANLQIVQSEKMSALGSLVAGVAHEMNNPLGFISATLQQTKPVLADIFEHLKLYQETLQHPGEAIIEHAEEIDLDYSLEDLPKMLDAMVMACDRLKNISTSLRTFSRADKDYKVLFNIHEGIDSTILILKHRLKANDERPAIEVITEYGDLPQIECFPGQLNQVFMNILANAIDALDESNHGKSFAEIQAHPNRIKITTLMADKYVKISIADNGKGMNEEVKQKIFDHLFTTKGVGKGTGLGLAIAKQIVEETHAGKLICNSTSGGGTEFMIEIPVLT